The genomic stretch TGATGATATGGCTATAATTTTTGTAGAATTGGAAATTTGACGAGCTTTTTCAATGACATTGAAACCTGATATATCTGGAAGTTTTATATCTGTTATCAAAACCTTGAAGGGATTTTTCTCAAGCTTCTCTAAGGCATCTTTACCACTCAAAGCGCTTTCTATTTCATAACCCCTTTTCGATAACTCCCTTTTAATTGACCAACATATCAATTCTTCATCATCAACAACGAGAATCTCTGGCATAGATCATTTCCCTTTCATCTTTCTCATGCTCATTTGTCAAGTAAAGATAATTCTCCCCTTTTTGATTTTTCAATGCAAAAAATGTGCCAAAATTTTCTACATAAATCCATTCTTAAAAGAAATTTTAAATAAGATTGTATTTAACTAATCTTCTCCTAAATGCATCTCGTGAAATTTTCAATAGCTCAGCAGCAGCCGTTTGATTACCATCAGTCATTTTTATTGCCTGAAGTATCAACTCTTTTTCAACCTCTTCTATATCTATCCCTTCAGGTGGAAGCGTGATTTTAAAATCGCTTTTTTGAACCTTTTTTGTAGAAGGGTTAAGCTCCGGAGGCAATTCATTCATTGTAATTTCATCGCCTTGCGCAAGAATAATACATCTTTCCACAACATTTTTCATTTCACGCACATTGCCCGGCCAACTATGATTTAAAAAGGCTTCTTTTACTTCTGGTGCTATCTTCTTAATATTTTTTTTGAAAGCTCTATTAAAATCCTCAACAAAATATTCAACTAAAGGCATAATATCCTCTTTTCTCTCTCTAAGTGGCGGAATCTCAATATTTATTACATTCAGTCTATAATAAAGGTCTTCTCTAAACTCTTTGGTTTCGATCAACTCTCGCAAATTTCTGTTTGTGGCGGCAATTATTCTTACATCCACACTAATATCCTTTACGCCTCCAATTCGTCTAAAAAATTTTTTTTCAAGGACACTCAGCAGCTTGGCTTGAAGCTCCTGCTTCATATCTCCTATTTCATCTAAAAAGATTGTGCCTTTATCTGCAAGTTCAAAGAGTCCCTTTTTCATTGTCTTTGCATCAGTAAATGCCCCCTTTTCGTGTCCAAAAAGTTCGCTCTCCAAAAGATTGTCCGGCAGTGCGGCGCAATTAATATCCATAAAGGGGTTTTCCCTGCGCTGGCTGTTATAATGAATTGCCCTTGCTAATAAATCTTTTCCCGTACCGCTTTCACCAATTAGCGTAATTGTAGTGGCATCACTTCTACTGACAACTTTCACCATATCAAGGATAGACTTCATCTTTGAAGATTTGCAGATAATGTTGTCAAATTCGAATGGTACTGTTTTCTCATCAATTAATTTCTGATATTTTCTTCTAAGTTCACTTATTTCGAATGCCTTTTCCACAGAAAGGAGAAGCTCATCAAAATTTACCGGTTTTAAAATATAATCCGTTATCGAGCGCTGTTTCATTGCAGTTACCGCAGTTTCCACTGTCCCAAAGGCAGTAATCATTATTGCAAGAATATTAGGATATATCTTCTTTATTTCTTCAACTGTCTGCAGTCCGTTCTTCCCCGGCATTTTGAAATCAGTGATTATAAGTTCTACTCTCTCGCCCTTT from Candidatus Schekmanbacteria bacterium encodes the following:
- a CDS encoding sigma-54-dependent Fis family transcriptional regulator — encoded protein: MARRIAVIDDEELIRWSLQKQLSDKGFEVETFSSGEEAIDFFKKGERVELIITDFKMPGKNGLQTVEEIKKIYPNILAIMITAFGTVETAVTAMKQRSITDYILKPVNFDELLLSVEKAFEISELRRKYQKLIDEKTVPFEFDNIICKSSKMKSILDMVKVVSRSDATTITLIGESGTGKDLLARAIHYNSQRRENPFMDINCAALPDNLLESELFGHEKGAFTDAKTMKKGLFELADKGTIFLDEIGDMKQELQAKLLSVLEKKFFRRIGGVKDISVDVRIIAATNRNLRELIETKEFREDLYYRLNVINIEIPPLRERKEDIMPLVEYFVEDFNRAFKKNIKKIAPEVKEAFLNHSWPGNVREMKNVVERCIILAQGDEITMNELPPELNPSTKKVQKSDFKITLPPEGIDIEEVEKELILQAIKMTDGNQTAAAELLKISRDAFRRRLVKYNLI